Genomic window (Helianthus annuus cultivar XRQ/B chromosome 3, HanXRQr2.0-SUNRISE, whole genome shotgun sequence):
ATTAGCACAGTGGTGGATATACATAATATGTAATAACATTGTTGGTATGAGCTTGTTCTTTTCGTTGGTCACAACCGTCATTATACCTTTTTTTTATACGACTTGagcgggacttacccatggactattgGAAATGTGGTTGATAAGTCCGGCGTCTAACAATTTGATGACTTCCTTTTTTACTACTTCTTGGACGTTAGGATTAACCCTTCTTTGTGGTTGGATTACCGCTTTGTTTATCGTCTTCCATTAGATATCTGTGTGTGCACATGGAGGGACTAATTCCTTTGATGTCCATTAGTTTCCATGCAATTTCCGTTTTATGTTTTTTAAGCAAATTAAGTACTTTTTCTTTTACTTGAGAAGCGAGATACGAGGAAATGATGACGGGAAGTTTACCTTTGTTATCTATGAATGCGTATTCTAAGCCTTTTGAAAGTTCTTTGAGTTCAAGAGAAGGTGGGTCTTCTATGGATGGCTTAGTCTTTGGTTCGTCATCGTGGTCGATGGTCGAAAAGGTTTGTTCGGTAGCAGCTTACTCTTCAACGAATTGGTCATTTTGTTCCTCTGTATCAGGTGGTTCAACTTTATCTTCCAACAAGGGCTCATCATtgccgattggatatttcattgatttatttatattaaaatttcGTTTGTCGACCCCAACTTTAGTGAGAAGATCATGATGTTTTTGTTTGAGCAAAGCTTAATGGGTTTTAATGAAAGATGTCCCAACACGAGTGGAGTATTATCAGTCACTCCCGAACCATTTTTAGTTTTTTACGCCTCCAAACCACACCCACCTCGTGTGATCTAAACAATTTAAAACATCAATTATAAATTCAAGAAGGCCCACATAAAAGGGCAAACAATACAATCTTCATGCTATGTATAGTTGTAATAATCCTTACATTCATCTCTAGTGTTACAAAATAAGCATGCTTTAAATAAGTTCAGGGCCGGGATAGAGGCTTATCATTCTAGGCGAAGGCCTAGGATCACCAAAAAATAGGGaccttcatttttttttattttttcatataTTACATGTGTATTTGGCCCTAATGAATAAATATAGAATGACCGAAACAAATAAATAGTCTACACCCAAAACTTGAAGGATTCTTGGCAAAATTCCTCTTTTTTAATCAATAAGTTACCAGGTCCCTTTTTTCTTGAACGTAATTATGCATCCTCTGCCGATTAGGGAGAAACTATGGATGATCGACAGATGCCGATGGTGCGATTTGCAATTGATCAATAACCATAAAAAAACAATTTTGTGATGCGATTTGCGATTGATCAATAACCATAAATAACAATTTTGCAATTTGATATTCACAATTTTCCGACTTGATATTGCAATTTGCTGTTGTTGTTTGATATTTTTCTTAGATAAGTCTCACAAAGGCCTCACAAAGGCCTCGACTTTATACTTCGCTTAGTGCCTCCAAAACATTGAATATATTGAtctatccatttttatttattagattTTGGAGAAAACAAGAACATCACTACCACTAAAAGTGAATTCTTTTATTTAATACGTAACTTATTGCATTTAAACCACTGTTACTATCtatactaaggggctgtttgtttgtGTCTGAATGGTTCATTAAGAGGTAAACCTCTGAATCGGACAGACATTCATGTGTTTAGTTCACCAAAACACCACATCTGAATGGAACCATTCAGATCTTAATGGTTCAGCACTTTTTTACATCTGAATGAAACTTTGGACGCGTATGCCCTTGCCCTAGCTCACCTCTCTTCAGTTATTCTCCACAGCAGCTCCTTCTCCACAGCCACTCCTCCTCCACAGCCGCTCCTCCTCCGCCGCCTCCTCCTCCACAACCGCTCCTCCACACCGAAGCCTCCACAACCGGCTCCTTCCTCCACACCGAAGCCTCCATAGCCGGCTCCTCCACACCGCCTCTTCCACGGCCGGCCTCCTCCTCCACAGCGCCTATTCCCACCGTTCCGTCGTCGCAGACGGTGCTAGCACCGCCGCTGCACCTTCATGACTATTGGAACCTTGAGGTTTATTCAAAGAGAAATACTAAAGTATAGGGTTGATCTTGTAATGTTTTAACAAGTTAGTTTTGAGTCACATTTATGTAATGGGTCTTAGTGATCTCGAGTGGGCCTAGGAATGGTTTCGACCCATTCTAGTTAGTATATAAGAAAACCCTTGTTATGTTTAGGGGGTTGATCAGTTTTTACAAAGGAGAGGCCACTCGAGATCCTATGCTTGTATTTGTCATCGGTTCTAAGGTGAATGCAAGTAATTGTTTTGATTTGCTTATTGTGTTATTTACTTCATAGTTTTCTTGAATCCGCTTGTGTTTTGGTTTCCGCACTTACACAAGTTAGTGTTGATATCATTGAACGATCCTATAGgattttacaattggtatcagagccaagaaaccaaGTCTTGGttcgattttgctatcacttGGATTCAAGAAAGCTTTACCGATTACTGATCCTGTTTGCTAAGTGTGTTTTACAGAGTTTCAGTTTGTTAAGAGTGATCGGATTCTGATTGTTCTTCACAAATATTGATTAAAAGTTGCTGATTTTGGTTTGTGATTCGTATCTAAGGTGTTTGCTGAATTATCGGATGTTTGTTGAACATAAGTCTTCAAAGATTCTACATCTTTGAATTTTTGGAAGCTGCTGAAAATCAGGAATCACGGTTACTGTTATCTCACAAATCTGTTTTGCAGGGTCTCGATACAAAGTCAActtagtctcgactcgcaaccgttgtAGTCTCGAGTATAGAAACTTTGAGTCTCGAGTGGAAAACTTGATTGGTCTCGACTTGCaactgctgtggtctcgagtatAGAAACCTTTTGTCTTGAGTGGATAATTTGTTTTGTCTTGACTCGCAACTGCCGTGGTCTCGAGCTGTCACTTTTGACTCGCAACGTCTTTTGACTCTCAACTTCAGTCTCGACTCatagtctcgactcgcaacatCTTTTGCAACGTCTTTTGAACCTTAAATTCTGGACTGTTGGACTTTAAAATTAATTAATCAGTAAATTAATTAATTGACTAAGTATCCATGACTTCAAGTAACCAGAATGTTGACTTGGCAGCTATGTCTAAGGATCAAGAACTGGATTCCCTCATTGGTACCACCACTCGTGTTCCTAGGTTGTTAGATGGAAATGACTTCCCTGAGTGGAAATGGCGTTTCGAAAAACATGTTGAGGTCAAGGATGCAAAAATTTGGCGAAGTATTCTTAGAGGCCCAAGAGAGATTATGATGGAGAGCCCTACTGATGCTGGTATGAAAGTGAAAAAGCCTGTCGAACAGTATACTGAAGAAGAATTCAaaattgttgaagaagatgatatgGCATTTTCTTACCTGGCCATGGCTTTGGGACCAGATGTTGCTATTGGTTTTCGCACTTGCAAATCGGCAAAGGAATTGTGGGAATCATTAATAGATGTCTATGAAGGtaatgaagatatgaaagagagTCGAAGAAATCTGCTGAGccaaaatttcaacaattttaacCATATATATGGAGAGACTGTCGATTACTCAAATGCAGATGGAGGAAATGCCCACGTCAAATGCTTCAACTAATAGACAGCTTCTAAATGCTTTACCTAAAAGTTGGGATCATCACGTTGCAATGATCAAGAAAACCAAGGATCTAGCAAGGTGTAGTCTATCCGAAATAATTTCTCACATTAAAGCATGCGAGCTAGACGATAAACAGAGAGAAACAAATTACAAGAATAGTATGCTGGCCGCTGGATTCACTGTAACACCCTCTACATCAAGCAACAACACTGCTCTTATGTCTCACACTGGTTTTCAAAAGTTCAGCAACTCTGCTTCTGCTAAAGCTGCTCCTACTCCATCAAATGCATACTACTCTGGAACTCCAGCACCTTCTGCTGCTGCTGCATCACCTTATGCTAATGCTATTGCTGTTGCATCATCAACTCCCACTGCAAAGAACGAGATGATTGCCTTCTTCTCACAACTGTCAAAAGAAAATCTCGATATAGCTGCTTCTGTCATAAATTGCTTGAATGCATTTGTTGCAGGTAAACTTGATCCTCCAAAGTTTTCTATGGATGACTTAGATCAAATTCATCCCGAAGATGTAGAAGAAATGGATATAACTTGGCAGATGGCTATGGCAGCATTTAGAGCCAAAAACTTTGTAAGAAAAACCGGGAGAAACAGGTGGCAAGGTCTTACCTTTACTGGACCCACAAAAATGCCATTTGAGTTTCGCTGCTACAATTGTCATGAACCGGGACATTTGGCCAGAAACTGTACCAAACCTAGGGTCAATAGTGAACAAACTCCAGCCCAACCTGCTTCACCTGCTACACCTAATCGAGAGAGAGCTCTTGTGACCACATCGAGTATGTCTGCTGATGCGGCTGCCAGTGGAAGTCTTCAACCTTTGGGATTAGCTCAACCCTTGGTGGTTCAGCCGGGTATCAATTTTGATTGGAATTCGGAAATTGAGCGACTGAACATCTCAGCTAGGCTTGTAAATGAACCAAACGAACATGAACGaggcatgttcatgttcgtttgttaaactTTTACCGAACAAACGATCGGACACGAACATTTAAATGAACGgattttcttgttcgtgttcgttcgtttagatAATGagcatgttcatgttcgtttatgttcgtttatgttcgtttattaatAGTTTaaacgaacggttcacgaacataaacgaacgtaaTCTTACATAAGCGAATCTAAACGAACATAAGTGagcaaacacaaacgaacataactAAACATAAATTAAGGAACACAATGATGAAACACCAATCAATAGTAAACGTGAATATCCAAACATAACCATCATAAAAAAAGAACGTCAAATGTAAATAAATTCGTTAAAGTTATAGTCTAATAGAAACTCCAAAACACCATCTTGAAATCACCAATTCAACGTCATGATCAACAATGCACCAACTTTATTCTAACTCAATGTATACGGCATCATCATTTTCCTACAATTAAGTAAACAATAAAAATAAGAATTAGTAATAGACTAACAATAGCAAATAGGAAGTTACAGTTGAAAGAGTAAGAAAGTTACTTTGTTATTCTTTTTGTTTACTCCATAGTAATGACGATACCAATCAGCTCCACAAACAAGCATATCTACCATCTTAGTTCCTAAACGGGAACGGTGTGGGTCAATAACTCTCCCACCAGCACTAAAAGCAGATTCGGATGCAACTGTCGTTATCGGAATAGATAAGAAATCAGCAGCCATTTTAGACAAAATTCTAAACTTAAGTTTATTCGCCTTCCACCACCCCAATGCATCAAAACTTACACCTTGCTCACAAATGTACACTCCCTCGTCTAAATATATGGCTAGCTCTGATTTCACACTTTCAACAGTATCAACACTTCTAATATGTTGATTATACTTAGAAATGCCTGTTTTCAAACCCTTACCAAATCGAGAACTCATAAAGCTAGAGGAAACGTTTGAATAACTAGATCCGCTCCCATTTTCAGTCTGAACATGAGCAAATGCACCACCAGATGAAACAACATTGGCCTCTCTATGTGTCTCCACATACTCTGCGAACATTTCATCTAAAGTTTTGCGAACAATTTCAATTTCTGCACCAGCTTTATTCTCAGAATAAATTGTGTTAAAAGAAAACTCGATTAATTTCATCTTGTATCTAGGATCCATAACAGAGCCAATGGAGATCAAAAGATTAGATGAGCCCCAATACTTGTcaaatttttctttcatcttacAAACCATAGAATTCATGCAATCCTTCTTGTCCAAAGCAACATTATCCAGTGCTTCTTTTATAACGTATAACTCACTCAAAAATAAATTAGAAGTTGGATATTCCGAGCCTACAAAatcaaaaagcaaaaaaaaaaaaaaaacaagaataaATAATGCTACATTTACTAGTGAATATGGAAAAAAGTAAAAAGATCTAATACCTGAAATAATTTTTGTAGCCTCGTTGAAAAGTGATAAAAATGAGCAAACATCTTCAACCTTTTTCCAATCATCATTGCTCGGTAATGTATTGTATGTACTTTCTCGGTCGGCATAATTTTCAAAAACTTCTTTAAACTCCAAGGCTGTAGACAACATAGCGTATGTGGCATTCCATCGAGTACTCACATCTAATACAAGTTGTTTTTTCGACATTTGTAACTGTTTGGCGAGCTCACTAAAGATATGTAATCGACCTGGAGAGGCACCCACATGTTTCACACTTTCACGAACGTTGTGAATTATAGCttgaatttctgataaaccatcTTGAACCAACAAGTTAAGAATATGCGCACAACATCGCACATGAAACAAACGTCCATCGATAGCAAGTTTCTTTTGAAGATTTAAATTTTCCATTAACTTCCGAGCCACCACGTCATTAGTTCTAGCATTGTCAACAGTCAAAGTGGCCACTTTCGTCTCAATATTCCAATCTTTTAAACACTTGAACAAACAATCATAGATACGTACTCCAGAATACGGTGGCGGAACATCAACAAAACTTAATATGGATTTGTGAAGATTAAACTCCGAGTCTACAAAGTGGCATGTCACTACCATGTAATGGATATTTTGAACTGATGTCCACATATCAGTTGTAATGCTCACACGATTTACGATGTTTAACAGCTTCTGGGTTCTTTTCTTTCCAATTTCGTAACTAGAAATACAATCTTGTCGAATTGATGCACGCGATATCTTGTTAAAAGCCGGATTAGCTTCTTTCATCAGCACATTAAACAATTCATACTCAACAAAATTAAATGGCAATTTATGAACCATAATCATATGAGAAATAACCTCTCTCATCCTAGCATTGCTAAACTTCCAATTTTGAATCAATGATGAAGATTCTGTTGAATTTCCAAAGCCAACATTTAACTTTAACTGACCTTTATTGACGGCTTTCAGTTTCGGGCAACTAGTGTTAATATGCCTAAGTAATGGTGTGGTGGTTCCATCTTTGAGCTTCTTTAATTTCTCTCCACAATGTATACATTGCGGGACTTCGCTTCCACTTGCATTACTTATTGTACGAAAATGTACCCAAGCATTTGATGTCTTCCTTCTTTTCCTTTTATTGTATGgggcatcttcttcatcattgttTTGTTGTTCAACTCTATTAGTTGTTTCATTTACATGTGCATTCTCTTCTTCATCATTAACTACAATAACATCATCAATATTGGCCATCTTTTCCTTAGTCGAAGTATCTTTGCTTCTTTGAAATTCTATATCATCATAAGGGAGTTGACAATCAGACATCTTGCTTGATAACCTAAAGAagaaaaaatagtttttaaaaaaaatgtattcattctaaaaaatcaaaatccaagaccaaaatatatattttctaaatgtCAACATTTATAGGTCACTTGTTAATTAATTTTATAACTAAATGTCCAAATGAATATATCAAAACGACAAAACCTTTCAACAgtgtaatatataaattaaaatcATATGTATTTTGTAGTTTTCAACAATTAATCATGGACCTGTGGGTTGTGGCAATTCTTTGAGTCAatcatattatttatttttttgaacaccTATATACGGCTAATAAGGATTTCAAGGAAGCAACAAAGAACAAGTAATTTACCCAAAATCAACACctatataaaaaataaatctctaaaaaaaaaaccatcaGAATTAATCACCAAACAAGGAGAACCTTACTATTCGTTCTATACAAGGACCAATTCCCACAACTAATATACTAATATTTTTTACATAAAAAATGATTTCAATCATCTTAAAAGTCTAGTATACTAAGTAGCAACAGACAATATTGAAACACAATTGTACTCACCTTCTTGGTTGTAAGAAACTACTTACTTGCAATGCGATGGAACTATTCTCAAAGATGTATGTGTAGTAAAGGAAAATAAAAGACTAAATACAATGAAAACCTAAATCAACGATATATATGAGAAAAGATTCTTTTTAAATTGGAATTTAGAAATCAAATGCTAATACCATATAAAGATTGTTATgaaattggaaagtcaaaatagTAAAGAAAATCTTCTacattttaaatttatatttgttttaaaCTTAATATTAGTAATATATAAAGTTAAAGAATTAAATAAACGAACGGATATAAACGAACGAatataaacgaacataaacgatcGAATTCAAACGAACATagatgaacgaacataaacgaccGTTGATGAACGTAAATGAACGAACGAAAcattgttcgtgtttgttcatttaattaaatgaacggaAAAAaatgttcatgtttgttcgtttactatataaacgaacataaacgaatttCCCGCCGAACGATACATGAACGGTtcactgaacgttcggttcgtttacaagccTAATCTCAGCTCCAGAAAATCAAGCTGATTCAAGCAACATAGCCTTCATGGCCTCAGATGATCAAGTTTCTGTATCTGAGGATGAGACTTCAGCACCCGAGGAGGAGATTTCAGCTGAAAACCTTGCTTTCATGACTCAGATTCTTTCAGCTCCAGTCAAAGGACTCACCGAAGAAGAGGTAATTTCTGTTTTCTGTACTCCTGAATGTAGAGAACGGGTTGAAGCCTACAGGATACACAATGCTGAGCTAATTGAAGATTATAATGATATCAAAAGAAAGAATTTCACTTTAACAAATAATGAAAAACTTTTtaaagagaaaatcgaagctcagtGAAAAGACATCATCCAACTTAAAGATGATGTAAGTGTAAAAACAGCCTAACTCTTATATGTTCAAGAAAAGTTATGCGTTGTGACTAAAGAACTGGAAGATATCAGAGACAGATATCTAAATGAActcaatattaaaaaaattgattctTCCAGCAAATTAGTAAAAAACCCGTGTGATCAACAGCTTGCTTACAAGAAAAGGAAAGGGCTGGGATTAGGTTtcaatcagactcctcctccgtataatgacaattatacttatttacctgactgaggaggagatgatgAATGAAAGCAAAATGACTTATGGTCTCAAAAACAATAAGTCATCTGTTAATGTCAGACCTGTCGAAAAACAGGAGGTTCAACCAGTTTGTTTTGTGTCCaagggtacttttgatcctaacGTTTCTTCATCATGTGCAGATGAAGTACCTGAAGTGAGGTGGGGAGATATGTTTGGGAATGGACAAACTTTAGATTCTAATTTCTCTAAATCTACTTTTGATAAAACTGTTTCTGGTTGTGTGTTTGGACAATCGTTTTTTAACTCGTTTCATAGTTATGTTTCGTCTTCTtttgggcctgatgttttgggcaaaactgtgAATGCTCGTGATGAAACTTTCAATAATGTGTGTGATGATGGATGTTTTTCAGTAGCTGAAAATTGTGATTCTAATGTTTCTAACTCTTCAGCTGATGATAGTGTGACAGGTGAGGTCCCTTAGGacgcattcagtgaaaccactgaaactccTTCTCAAGGAAATCAACAGTgttctgattcttcttctgaatcgaTCTCAGTGGATGTCCTTAATGTTGAacctagtgggaccccattgtaAACCGAGGTTGAAAAGGAACCATTGTCAAACTCAGATGATGCATGTGTTGATGAAGTTTCAACATCTTCTAAGATTAAAACTGAAATtgattttcaaaaagaaaaaagagGTTGTTTTAGATGATAAGTTGCAAGAAAATTTTTCTGAAGAGAAAATTAAGACGGAATATGAAATATCCTTTCAAAATGGTTCTAATGAAATTATAAACAAAGATAAATCTAATCCATCTGAATCTCATACTTGTGCCAGTGCTAGTTCTGATCAACAGGTATCTAAATGCTCAGAAAAGGCACAAGCTagtcaaacaaaacaaaacaagcaAGCTCAATCCTCAAGACCCAAGAGACCCGCATCTGCTATGAAGCATCAAAACTTCCACACACTGAAACGACAAacttgtttcaattgtggaaTTGCTGGACACATCGCCAGAAACTTTGTTCATCTCCCAAGTGTGCAGTCTAAAAATAAATACACACAAAATCAGAAAGCCAAGCTAAGCCAAACCGATATCATTATTCAGAGTCAGTGACGACTGAAAAGTCCAAGACAATGAGGAATAACTATCGTAAGGTTAAGCCTTCTGACCAAGATTGGAATCCAGCCAAACGTAGaaatcaaaatcaacaaaaggattTTCATAAAAATCAATATAAAGAGTTTGGTAACTATCACTCTAAATGGTCAAATAAGCATTGGAAACCTAAAGCTAAGGCCACGCAATCCAATTCGTCTCATACATCTCATCAAAATTCTGCCATTAAAAATCCTTcgaaatttttaaataaagataaTTTGATGTGGCAGAGAGTGACTTACTTTGATGCACAAgggaaacccagatccactatgggctgggttcctaaatctaactgatcccgctaatcgtgcaggaacagctgtggaggactaccgtgcgcctctggtacatggatagtggctgttccaggcatatAACAGGAGACTTGTCTCAACTGGTCAATGTAAAAGAATTTGACGGTGGATATGTCTCTTTTGCGGGAGGAGAATCAGGAAGAATCACGTTGAAAGGAACAGTGAAAAATGGCGTTTTAAGCTTCGAAAATGTgaattatgttccagaactgaaacacaatctgttaagCATTTCACAGATTTGTGATCGAGGAAATTCAGTCCATTTTACTAAGAAAGGTTGCTACGTGTTAAAGCCAGGGATCGTGATTCCTGAAGACTGGTTTTTGATGACAGCCGAGAGACGGGGAAATGCTTATGttattgatatgaacaagaagccgTGTGAAGAAGTTACTTGTCTATTTTCAAAGATTTCAGAACATGATGGTCTATTGTGGCATCGTCGCCTTGGACATGTGAATATGAAGAACTTGAATCGACTTGCCAAAGGTCAACTGGTCCGTGATCTACCAATCAAAGATTTTATGTTGGTAGAAAAGTGTGTTGCTTGTGCAAAGGGAAAAACTCATCGGAAGCCTCATAAATCCAAGCCTACTCCCTCAACCAAGGCTGTGCTTGAATTACTTCATATGGATCTATTTGGTCCCGTGAATGTGTTAAGTATTGGCAAGAAGGCTTATTGTCTCGTGATAGTCGATGACTACTCACGCTACACATGGGTGTACTTTCTAAGTCACAAGAGTGAGACTGCGGGTTTGATCAAACAATTTATTACTTTGGTGGAAAATCAAACCTGTACGAAAGTGAAGGCTATTCGATCAAACAATGGGACATAATTCAAAAATGTTGCCATGGATACATTCTGTGCAGAAAAGGGAATTGATCAGCAGTACAGTGCACCtcgaactccacaacaaaatggagtggctgaaagacGAAATCGTACTCTTATAGAGGCTGCGCGTACTATGCTGGCCGATTC
Coding sequences:
- the LOC110931749 gene encoding zinc finger BED domain-containing protein RICESLEEPER 2-like, with the protein product MSDCQLPYDDIEFQRSKDTSTKEKMANIDDVIVVNDEEENAHVNETTNRVEQQNNDEEDAPYNKRKRRKTSNAWVHFRTISNASGSEVPQCIHCGEKLKKLKDGTTTPLLRHINTSCPKLKAVNKGQLKLNVGFGNSTESSSLIQNWKFSNARMREVISHMIMVHKLPFNFVEYELFNVLMKEANPAFNKISRASIRQDCISSYEIGKKRTQKLLNIVNRVSITTDMWTSVQNIHYMVVTCHFVDSEFNLHKSILSFVDVPPPYSGVRIYDCLFKCLKDWNIETKVATLTVDNARTNDVVARKLMENLNLQKKLAIDGRLFHVRCCAHILNLLVQDGLSEIQAIIHNVRESVKHVGASPGRLHIFSELAKQLQMSKKQLVLDVSTRWNATYAMLSTALEFKEVFENYADRESTYNTLPSNDDWKKVEDVCSFLSLFNEATKIISGSEYPTSNLFLSELYVIKEALDNVALDKKDCMNSMVCKMKEKFDKYWGSSNLLISIGSVMDPRYKMKLIEFSFNTIYSENKAGAEIEIVRKTLDEMFAEYVETHREANVVSSGGAFAHVQTENGSGSSYSNVSSSFMSSRFGKGLKTGISKYNQHIRSVDTVESVKSELAIYLDEGVYICEQGVSFDALGWWKANKLKFRILSKMAADFLSIPITTVASESAFSAGGRVIDPHRSRLGTKMVDMLVCGADWYRHYYGVNKKNNKENDDAVYIELE